A single genomic interval of Lentimicrobium saccharophilum harbors:
- a CDS encoding Omp28 family outer membrane lipoprotein, with the protein MKISIKAFIGTVLLLSGIALISSCDKIEEPFTKKTGSLDTAACPVPEFPAVIAVQKRVLLEDYTGHTCVNCPKAAKLAHDLKEVHGEKLVLLAVHAGYFANPTPGGDFTYDFRTEAGTAWDVFFGVGMVGNPNGMVNRRGHPNNHIITPTAWGANVTDALSTQPLLDLQMINDYDAAERKLCTHIKTRFITTLDRNLRLVVVLAENGIVKPQKNNDPGSGDTPVIEEYVHNHVLRSAITSTWGSSIAVAGTPNPESLVKSFKYILKEENVPENCSVIAFVYDDDTKEVLQAIEVDVI; encoded by the coding sequence ATGAAAATCAGCATAAAAGCATTTATAGGAACGGTTCTGCTGCTCTCGGGAATAGCCCTGATCAGTTCATGCGATAAGATTGAGGAACCCTTCACCAAAAAAACGGGGTCGCTTGATACGGCAGCCTGTCCGGTACCTGAATTTCCCGCGGTAATAGCGGTGCAGAAGCGGGTCCTGCTGGAGGACTACACCGGTCACACCTGTGTAAACTGCCCCAAAGCGGCCAAGCTTGCGCACGATCTTAAAGAAGTACACGGAGAAAAACTGGTGCTGCTGGCGGTGCATGCCGGGTATTTTGCCAATCCCACACCCGGGGGTGATTTTACCTATGATTTCAGGACGGAGGCCGGAACTGCCTGGGACGTTTTTTTCGGGGTCGGGATGGTAGGCAATCCCAATGGTATGGTTAACCGCAGGGGACATCCCAACAACCACATCATCACGCCGACCGCCTGGGGCGCTAACGTAACCGACGCCCTGTCAACACAGCCGCTGCTTGATCTGCAGATGATCAACGACTATGACGCTGCGGAAAGGAAGCTGTGCACCCATATCAAGACCAGGTTTATCACTACGCTTGACAGAAACCTCAGACTGGTGGTGGTGCTTGCCGAAAACGGCATTGTGAAGCCGCAGAAGAACAATGATCCCGGCTCGGGCGATACGCCGGTTATCGAGGAATATGTACACAATCATGTGTTGCGTTCGGCCATTACATCAACCTGGGGAAGCAGCATTGCCGTTGCGGGAACGCCGAATCCCGAATCGCTGGTGAAATCATTCAAATATATCCTTAAAGAGGAAAATGTGCCTGAAAACTGCAGTGTGATTGCTTTTGTGTATGATGATGACACCAAAGAGGTGCTTCAGGCGATCGAGGTGGATGTAATTTAA
- a CDS encoding DUF6029 family protein: MKTTSLTMFAAALLLLAAPVVRAQNFLEGGRVSGNFQLDAQVYRADSAIGAFEVAEKMRMNSFANLLYTNGNFSAGLRAESYLNPILGYDPRYKGNGVPYWFGSWRNEQFEITVGNFYEQFGSGMVLRSYEERNLGYDNALKGAKVRFSPTEGVVLKGLIGTQRYFWEQGPGIVRGLDGEFALNDIFDKEAKYMTRVTLGGSFVSKYQDTEEISAGPDELLVLPANVASWAARFNISRGGFAIDGEYANKMNDPSAMNDYIYKNGESLLLQTSYSTRGLGVIVSAKRTDNMSYKSKRTETGSALDINYLPALTRQHAYALSAMYPYATQPNGEMALQGQVNYKIKRGSKIGGKYGTDIAINYSRITSIQRDPLDGDTVPGGAGTAGYTSPFNVFGDELYFRDFNIEIQRKFTADFKLLVSYVNLKYNIDVIEGHPGDPMVNAHIFIADGTYRLTDKRAVKLEYQHLLTKQDEGDWLQFLIEYTVAPKWYFTVADQYNYGNPDKDRRFHYPAVSAGYTYGSSRLTLTYGKQREGILCVGGVCRNVPASNGLTITLTSSF; encoded by the coding sequence TTGAAAACAACCTCCCTGACCATGTTTGCAGCAGCATTGCTTTTGCTGGCTGCTCCCGTTGTTCGTGCCCAGAATTTTCTTGAAGGCGGTCGCGTAAGCGGCAATTTTCAGCTCGATGCGCAGGTTTACCGTGCCGACTCGGCCATCGGGGCTTTTGAGGTAGCTGAAAAGATGCGCATGAACTCATTTGCCAACCTGCTTTATACCAATGGAAACTTCAGTGCCGGCCTGCGCGCTGAAAGTTACCTCAATCCCATCCTTGGGTACGATCCCCGCTATAAGGGTAATGGTGTACCTTACTGGTTTGGTTCCTGGAGAAACGAGCAGTTTGAGATCACCGTGGGAAATTTTTACGAGCAGTTCGGCTCGGGTATGGTGCTCCGCAGTTACGAAGAACGGAACCTTGGTTACGACAATGCCCTGAAAGGCGCCAAAGTCAGGTTCAGCCCGACCGAAGGTGTTGTTTTGAAAGGTCTGATCGGTACCCAGCGTTATTTCTGGGAACAGGGACCTGGCATCGTTCGCGGACTTGACGGTGAGTTTGCCCTGAACGATATTTTCGATAAGGAAGCGAAATACATGACAAGGGTAACCCTGGGAGGAAGTTTCGTAAGCAAGTATCAGGACACTGAAGAGATTTCAGCCGGGCCGGATGAACTGCTGGTCCTTCCTGCCAATGTGGCTTCGTGGGCGGCCCGTTTCAATATTTCAAGGGGTGGTTTTGCTATCGACGGGGAGTATGCAAACAAAATGAACGACCCCTCGGCCATGAATGATTATATCTATAAAAACGGGGAGTCGCTGCTGTTGCAGACCTCCTATTCCACCAGGGGGCTGGGCGTTATTGTTTCGGCCAAGCGTACCGATAACATGAGTTATAAGTCGAAACGCACCGAAACGGGCAGCGCGCTGGATATCAATTATCTTCCGGCCCTCACCCGCCAGCATGCCTATGCACTCTCCGCTATGTACCCCTATGCCACCCAGCCCAACGGCGAAATGGCGCTTCAGGGGCAGGTGAATTATAAGATCAAACGGGGCAGTAAGATCGGGGGAAAATACGGTACCGATATTGCCATCAACTACTCCCGCATCACATCCATACAGCGCGATCCGCTTGATGGCGACACCGTTCCCGGCGGGGCGGGAACAGCAGGGTATACGTCTCCTTTTAATGTCTTTGGGGATGAGCTATACTTCCGGGATTTCAATATTGAGATCCAGCGGAAATTCACTGCCGATTTCAAATTGCTTGTATCTTACGTAAACCTGAAGTATAATATTGATGTAATTGAAGGGCATCCGGGCGATCCTATGGTGAACGCGCATATTTTTATTGCCGACGGTACCTACCGACTTACGGATAAAAGGGCCGTGAAACTGGAGTATCAGCACCTGCTCACGAAACAGGATGAAGGCGACTGGCTGCAGTTCCTGATCGAGTATACCGTGGCGCCCAAGTGGTACTTTACGGTTGCAGATCAGTACAATTACGGTAATCCGGACAAGGACAGGAGGTTTCATTATCCGGCGGTTTCGGCGGGCTATACATACGGATCAAGCCGCCTGACGCTTACTTACGGCAAGCAGCGTGAAGGCATTCTTTGTGTCGGCGGCGTCTGCCGCAATGTACCTGCTTCCAACGGATTAACCATTACCCTGACCAGTTCTTTCTGA
- a CDS encoding TlpA family protein disulfide reductase, with protein sequence MKKIIFFSLMLTFVMGAAAQDAEKNLKKLPAVNVKTLDGKVFNTADLNNDGKPMIVSFWALWCKPCINELTTIADVYQDWVEETGVKLVAVSIDDARSTSKVGPTVNGKGWDYEVLLDANGDFKRAMNVNMIPHTFLVNGNGEIVWQHTSFSEGSELQLIEMVRKLNRGESVESH encoded by the coding sequence ATGAAAAAAATTATTTTCTTCTCCCTGATGCTCACTTTTGTGATGGGCGCTGCAGCCCAGGATGCTGAAAAAAACCTGAAAAAACTGCCTGCAGTCAATGTTAAAACTTTGGATGGCAAAGTATTCAATACTGCTGATTTAAACAATGACGGCAAACCGATGATCGTCAGTTTCTGGGCATTGTGGTGCAAGCCCTGTATCAACGAACTGACCACCATTGCCGATGTTTATCAGGACTGGGTTGAGGAGACCGGTGTGAAGCTGGTGGCCGTGTCCATCGACGATGCCAGGTCAACCTCTAAGGTAGGTCCTACCGTAAACGGCAAAGGCTGGGATTATGAAGTGCTGCTGGATGCCAACGGCGACTTCAAACGCGCGATGAACGTGAATATGATTCCCCACACATTCCTGGTGAACGGCAACGGAGAGATCGTATGGCAGCATACCTCCTTCAGCGAAGGCAGCGAGCTTCAGCTGATTGAGATGGTGCGTAAACTCAACCGCGGAGAATCGGTAGAATCTCACTGA
- a CDS encoding carboxylase translates to MTKKLLIRDLTLRDGQQSLFATRMTQQQVDRVLPLYREAGFYAMEVWGGAVPDSVMRYLNENPWNRLEKIREGVGDTTKLTALSRGRNLFGYNPYPDDVIDGFNRNAIRSGISIMRIFDALNDTDNIGSTITSVKENGGIADCAICYTVDPYFSRFKRLKALLQAKPLQTHIFTDQYYIDKALKLQGMGADMISIKDMAGLVPPLRAGRLVRLLKKNLDIPVDFHTHCTPGYGLASTLMAIVNGADIVDTNIMSFSGGTAAASFEIIQLFCDRMNIETGVNREAVVQIDALLREIRLELAEYDQYKEFPKEFNIVTDKLPRDIDELFELAIAYAKADKEDDLLSTCGRIESYFNFPEPDEKVKEAEVPGGMYSNMLAQLKQLKLEKLLPRTLELIPSVRMDAGCPPLVTPTSQIVGVQAVNCAIDESKGQPMYTTKSIQFVNLVKGIYGKTPVPVDPEFRYSIAGVRDETPYDTRFYKRQENPVFHEYGGVKLAADEKEELLLELFPAVATDFLKRRVEQAYLDEIHRVEAEKRAAFEAEKQAYESLSPEEKQQRLLEGLYNYDWTTEGADTLGHS, encoded by the coding sequence ATGACTAAAAAGCTTTTAATCAGAGACTTGACCTTACGCGACGGACAGCAGTCGTTGTTTGCCACCCGCATGACCCAGCAGCAGGTTGACCGGGTATTGCCTTTGTACCGTGAAGCCGGCTTTTATGCCATGGAAGTATGGGGTGGGGCGGTGCCCGACTCGGTGATGCGCTACCTGAATGAAAATCCCTGGAACAGGCTGGAAAAGATCAGGGAGGGCGTCGGAGATACCACGAAGCTCACCGCCCTGTCGCGCGGAAGAAACCTCTTTGGTTACAATCCTTATCCGGATGATGTGATTGACGGGTTTAACCGGAACGCCATCAGATCCGGTATCAGCATTATGCGGATTTTCGATGCCCTGAATGATACCGACAACATCGGATCGACCATCACATCGGTGAAAGAAAACGGCGGCATCGCCGATTGCGCCATCTGCTACACCGTTGATCCTTATTTTTCGCGGTTCAAAAGGCTGAAAGCGCTGCTGCAGGCCAAACCGCTGCAGACGCATATCTTTACGGACCAGTATTACATCGATAAAGCGCTGAAGCTTCAGGGAATGGGCGCCGACATGATTTCCATCAAGGACATGGCCGGGCTGGTTCCGCCCCTGAGGGCGGGCAGGCTGGTGAGGCTGCTGAAGAAAAACCTGGATATCCCGGTAGATTTCCATACCCATTGCACGCCGGGTTATGGCCTGGCTTCCACCCTGATGGCCATCGTGAACGGCGCGGATATTGTGGACACCAACATCATGTCATTCTCGGGCGGAACGGCAGCCGCTTCGTTTGAGATCATCCAGCTTTTCTGCGACCGCATGAATATTGAAACGGGGGTAAATCGTGAAGCGGTGGTGCAGATAGATGCCCTGCTCCGCGAAATCAGGCTCGAACTGGCTGAATATGATCAGTATAAGGAATTTCCGAAGGAGTTCAATATTGTTACGGACAAACTGCCCAGGGATATTGATGAGCTGTTTGAACTGGCCATTGCCTATGCCAAGGCTGACAAGGAAGATGATCTGCTGAGCACCTGCGGCAGGATTGAGAGTTATTTTAATTTTCCGGAGCCGGATGAGAAGGTAAAGGAGGCGGAAGTGCCCGGAGGAATGTATTCCAATATGCTGGCACAGTTGAAACAGCTGAAGCTGGAAAAACTGCTTCCCCGGACACTTGAATTAATTCCTTCCGTGCGCATGGATGCCGGCTGCCCGCCCCTGGTGACGCCAACCAGCCAGATTGTGGGAGTGCAGGCGGTGAACTGCGCCATTGATGAGTCAAAAGGGCAACCCATGTACACCACAAAGTCGATTCAGTTTGTCAATCTGGTGAAGGGGATTTACGGCAAAACGCCTGTTCCGGTTGATCCTGAATTCCGATACAGCATCGCGGGCGTTCGAGACGAAACACCCTATGATACCCGGTTTTACAAGCGTCAGGAAAATCCTGTTTTCCATGAATACGGCGGAGTGAAACTTGCTGCTGATGAAAAGGAAGAATTACTGCTTGAATTATTCCCGGCCGTGGCTACCGATTTTCTGAAGCGCAGGGTGGAGCAGGCATACCTGGATGAGATTCACCGGGTGGAAGCCGAAAAGCGCGCCGCGTTTGAAGCCGAGAAACAGGCTTATGAAAGCCTCTCACCCGAGGAAAAGCAGCAGCGGTTGCTTGAAGGGTTGTACAACTACGACTGGACCACGGAAGGCGCGGATACGCTGGGGCATTCCTGA